Proteins encoded together in one Sinorhizobium sp. B11 window:
- a CDS encoding b(o/a)3-type cytochrome-c oxidase subunit 1 codes for MLHNRRLILAHFWLAFAVFGLALLLGAWQMYVRSPLSPWVNNPEWYYRSLTAHGTVMGYVFPTLVAMAFGYAISESSLKQNLVGVRWAWAGFWLIAVGSVIAMIPVALGMASVLYTFYPPLIGNPFYYIGVVMVVVGSWIWVALMSVNLGIWKKANPGAPVPLAMFANVAGSYLWGWTAVGAALELLLQIIPVALGFKSTIDAGLARVFFSWTLHAIVYFWLMPTYIAYYTIVPRSIGGRIYSDTMARISFILFLVVAMPIGIHHAFADPQVGAGFKFIHSAFTALVALPTLLTVFTICASIEIAARARGGRGMFGWLKVLPWRNPMMLAVTFSFIMLGFGGAGGLINMSYQLDASIHNTQWITGHFHLIFGGAIVIMYFAIAYDLWPHLTGRQIVSLGLVRLQLWLWFIGMIVTTFPWHYVGILGMPRRMSFFDYTDPALANEALSVVFSVFGGFILVAAGILFIAILVRTQFSVRQEPEEYRFAIAVHPPTRVPAALNSYGLWIALMIGLTITNYGYPILQLAVRDDTSVPAVYVGER; via the coding sequence GTGCTCCATAATCGCAGATTGATCCTTGCGCATTTCTGGCTCGCCTTTGCGGTTTTCGGATTGGCTCTGTTGCTCGGCGCCTGGCAGATGTATGTCCGCAGCCCGTTGTCTCCGTGGGTCAACAATCCGGAATGGTATTATCGCTCGCTGACGGCGCATGGCACCGTCATGGGTTATGTATTCCCGACTCTTGTGGCGATGGCCTTCGGTTATGCGATCAGCGAGTCTTCCCTGAAGCAGAACCTGGTTGGTGTGCGCTGGGCATGGGCAGGGTTCTGGCTGATTGCCGTCGGCTCCGTCATCGCGATGATTCCGGTAGCCCTGGGCATGGCTTCCGTTCTTTATACATTCTATCCGCCGCTGATCGGCAATCCATTCTACTATATCGGCGTCGTGATGGTCGTCGTCGGTTCCTGGATCTGGGTGGCGTTGATGTCCGTCAATCTGGGCATCTGGAAAAAGGCCAACCCGGGCGCTCCCGTCCCGCTGGCGATGTTTGCCAATGTCGCAGGCTCCTATCTTTGGGGCTGGACTGCGGTCGGTGCGGCGCTCGAACTTCTGCTGCAGATCATTCCCGTAGCATTGGGCTTCAAGTCGACGATCGATGCAGGTCTTGCCCGCGTGTTCTTCTCGTGGACATTGCACGCCATCGTCTACTTCTGGCTGATGCCGACCTATATCGCCTATTACACGATCGTGCCGCGGTCGATCGGCGGGCGGATCTACAGCGATACGATGGCGCGGATTTCCTTCATCCTGTTCCTGGTCGTCGCGATGCCGATCGGCATCCACCACGCGTTTGCCGATCCGCAGGTCGGCGCAGGCTTCAAGTTCATCCACTCCGCTTTCACCGCGCTCGTTGCGCTTCCGACACTCTTGACCGTCTTTACCATCTGCGCGTCGATAGAGATCGCCGCCCGCGCGCGCGGCGGCCGTGGCATGTTCGGTTGGCTGAAGGTCCTGCCGTGGCGCAACCCCATGATGCTGGCCGTGACATTCTCCTTCATCATGCTCGGTTTCGGCGGGGCGGGCGGGCTCATCAACATGAGCTACCAGCTCGACGCGTCGATCCACAATACGCAGTGGATAACAGGGCACTTCCATCTCATCTTCGGCGGCGCCATCGTCATCATGTATTTTGCGATCGCCTATGATCTCTGGCCCCATTTGACCGGTCGACAGATCGTCAGCCTCGGGCTCGTCAGGCTGCAGCTCTGGCTCTGGTTCATCGGGATGATCGTGACGACATTTCCCTGGCACTATGTCGGCATTCTCGGCATGCCACGCCGAATGTCGTTCTTCGACTATACCGATCCGGCGCTCGCCAACGAGGCCCTATCGGTCGTGTTCTCCGTCTTCGGCGGGTTCATTCTCGTCGCGGCGGGAATTCTCTTCATTGCCATTCTGGTCCGCACGCAGTTTTCGGTGCGGCAAGAGCCCGAGGAATATCGCTTCGCGATCGCCGTCCATCCGCCGACCAGGGTGCCTGCTGCGCTTAACAGCTACGGTCTCTGGATCGCTCTGATGATCGGGCTGACCATTACGAATTACGGATATCCAATCCTTCAGCTCGCCGTGCGTGACGATACATCTGTGCCCGCAGTCTATGTGGGAGAACGATGA
- a CDS encoding cytochrome c4 gives MPREKMISFRNRWTVTSVTVTAGIFVVAAGLGFVLLPRLEAGGQVAGIWDSICRAAGLPRPGTPSETITPDYKTSLVKIATAVPRKRDEEAIGRGATLAQQCAICHGPTGVSRADSPNLAGQYASVVYKQLRDFKDGVRVNAVMSPFAVKLTEQDMQDLAAYYSYLPRLPGFHPSGSNPVPRIVASGAPTRGIAPCGSCHGSIENKLGSPWLEGQSELYLKTQLLAFISGSRQNDISSQMRNVARAMTPEEIDQAAQYYANKEPLAAE, from the coding sequence ATGCCTCGCGAAAAGATGATCAGCTTCCGCAATCGCTGGACGGTCACGAGCGTGACCGTCACCGCGGGCATCTTTGTCGTAGCAGCAGGTTTGGGCTTTGTGCTGCTGCCGCGCCTGGAGGCAGGAGGTCAGGTAGCGGGCATCTGGGATTCCATCTGTCGGGCCGCGGGATTGCCGCGGCCGGGAACGCCTTCCGAAACGATCACGCCGGATTATAAGACATCCCTGGTCAAGATCGCGACGGCGGTGCCGAGAAAGCGGGACGAGGAGGCGATCGGGCGGGGCGCTACACTGGCCCAGCAATGCGCGATCTGTCACGGCCCCACGGGCGTCAGTCGTGCCGACTCTCCCAACCTTGCGGGACAATACGCAAGCGTCGTCTACAAGCAGCTTCGTGACTTCAAGGACGGTGTGCGTGTCAACGCCGTCATGAGCCCGTTTGCCGTGAAGCTGACCGAGCAGGACATGCAGGATCTGGCGGCCTATTATTCCTACCTGCCGCGCCTTCCAGGCTTTCATCCGTCAGGCAGCAATCCTGTGCCGCGGATCGTCGCGAGCGGCGCGCCGACGCGCGGCATTGCGCCTTGCGGTTCTTGCCATGGCAGCATCGAGAACAAGCTCGGCAGCCCCTGGCTCGAGGGTCAGTCGGAACTGTATCTGAAGACCCAGCTTCTGGCCTTTATATCCGGCTCACGGCAGAACGACATCAGCAGCCAGATGCGCAATGTCGCTCGCGCGATGACGCCCGAGGAAATCGACCAGGCAGCCCAATACTATGCCAATAAGGAGCCACTGGCGGCCGAATGA